TGTCCCAGCCGTTGACCGCGTTCGGGTTGCCGGTGGACTCGGCCATCGCGGTGGCGCGCATCGCCTTCGCGGACGGGACCGGCTTGCCGGCGGCGGCGAGGACGTCACGGGCCTCGGCGATCCAGCCGTCCAGGTTGTTCGGGTAGCTCTTCTTCGCCGGGGCGGCCGGCTTCGGGGCGGCCGGCTTCGCGGCCGGGGCCTGCTTCGCCGGGGCCTGCTTGGCGGGGGCCTTCTTCGCCGGAGCCGGGGCGGGCGCGGGGGCCGGAGCCGGGGCGGGCGCGGGCGCCGGAGCGGCGGGCTGCTCGGCCGGGGCGGGGGCCGGGGCCTCGGCGGCCGGGGCGGCAGCCTCCGGGGCGGGGGCGCGCTCGGCGGAACGGGAGGCCGCCTCGGCCTCGGCCTGCGCGGCCTGAGCGGCCTGCGCGGCCGGGTCCGCAGCGGCGTCCGCCTGCTGGGAGGCCACGGCGGCGGGCGGGGTGGAGTCGTCACCGAAGGCCTGGCTGACCGGCACGGCGGTCCCCAGCACCACGGCACCCAGCACGCCCACGGTCAGCAGACCGTCCGGCACGCGGTGGTGGCTCACGAGGATTCCGGGAAGCCGGCGCAGGCTCTGCGGGATTCGACGCACGTCCGATTACCTCCGAGGTGTCGTGGATCACCCGCACTGCATCCCGGAGCAGGCGCACGGCAGCGCCCTCGGACCCGGGTGGGTGATCTCCGGCGGCGTACCTCGCCAACCGGCGTGCGCAGCCCTCGTCGTGGTTGCTGCGCAAAGACGCCCTCGGGAGCAGATCCGCTCCGGGGGGCGCCACGACCGATCCTGGAGGACTTTCCGAACTCGGGCAAACCCCTCAAGATCACTGGGAAACGCCCGAATCGGAAGATCGTCGCCACACGAACTACTTTTGCCTCACGGCGAGTTGGGCCGGGAAGGGGGCCGGTCGGCGGGCCGCCGGACCCGCTCGGCTATGAACAAGCTCACAGGGCGCCCCAGGCGGCCCGAAACCGCCCGAACCGGGGCCTTCGACGCCGTCCCGGGAAGATCGCCGAGCCGCCTGGGATCACCCAACTCGGCTGCACTGAAGGGATGTTGATGCGGTCGCCCGCGTCGACCGGCCGCCGCCCGGCCATCGGCGCCCACGGCGCCGCGACCCCTCCCCCAGCCCACCCGTCGCACCCCCGGCGACCCCTGTGGTCCCGGGCACACGCGCGCCGTTTCGCCGGCCCGCCAGGTGACCCGGACCACGCGGGCGGGTCCGGGGACGTGACCGGCGCCACCCACGACCCCGTCCGCCCTGCGGTGACCGCCGCCACACCGGCGACCGGGCGCGGTCGGGCGGTCGCCCGTCGCGCTCGACTTCGCTCCGCCTGTAAGAGGGGACAGACCGGTTCACGCGTCCGGACCGCGGGGTGACGGGCCGCATCGATCCCGCGGAGCCCGGCAGGCGCCGGCGGTCGTGAACCCGTGGCGCACGGTGGCCTGCCGTACCGCCGCCGCTACGCAGCGCCATGGCCACCGCAGGCTCCGGAGGCCCGGGCCCGGTCGCGATCCTGGAGTGGACCTACGGCCCGGCCCGCGTCGCCCGGCCGACTTCTTGTGCCATCGGACAGTACGGCGGCCGGACCGGGCGGAGGAGACTTTCCGCCACGACAGCGGCCCGGCGGGCCTCCGCTTCCGGAGACCGGCCCGGCCGCGTACCGGACCGAGCAGGAGGGGGCGGCACGTGAGCGTGCAGCAGTACGACAGGATCGGCGAGGCGTTCGAGGGGTTCAAGTCCCTGCCGTTGATGCAGTACGGGGAGGTGCCGAGCTTCCTGGGGATGGTCGGGGACGTGAACGGCCGGTCGGTGCTCGACCTGGCGTGCGGGACCGGCTTCTACAGCAGGGAGTTCAAGCGGCGTGGCGCCACCGAGGTCCTCGGCGTCGACATCTCCGTCGAGATGGTCGCCGCCGCACGGGAGATCGAACGGCGCGACCCGCTGGGCGTGCGGTACGAGGTCGGAGATGTGGCCGAACTGCGGCCGCTGGAACGGCAGTTCGACATCGCACCGGGTGTGCAGTGTCTCAACTACGCCGAGGACATCGCCGGGTTGGAGCGGATGTGTCGCAACATCCACCGAAGCCTGGTGCCCGGCGGGGAGTTCTTCGTGCTCGCCCAGAAGCCCGACTACGCCTTCGACTGCGCATCGCTGGCCAGCTACGGGTTCCGCTGCGAGCCCTCCGGCGAGGAGGCCGAGGCGGGGCCCCGGGCGCGGGTGACGGCCCTCCTCGACCCGGAGCCGATCAGCATCGTCGCCACCGTCCCGCGCCGCGAGGTGTACGAGGAGTGCCTGGGGGCGGCCGGCTTCGCCGGGGTGGAGTGGGTTCCGCTGCAGATCTCCGAGGCCGGCCTCCGCACGTACGGCGAGGAGTTCTGGGCGGACCTCCTCACCCACCCGCCGCTGGAGATGCTGCGCTGCCACGCCTGACCCGCCGTGGCCCGGCCCACCGGCCGGGCCACCGGCCCGACGACGCGGCCGGACGCGCCTTCGGTGGCATCCCGCCGCCCGGCGAAGCGGGCGACGAGGAGTGAGCTCATGAGTGACGACGTCCTGTCGGTGATCCCGACCGACCCGTGGTGGCAGCCGGATCCGTCCGCCGCCGACCGTGCCGCGGCACTCGTCGCCGACCTCCTCGCCGGAACCTCGGACACCGGCGCCGACGAGGACGAGGACGAGGAGAGCGACGCCGAGGTCGAGGTCAGCTGGTACGGGAGCGTCACAGCCGTCGACTGCGGCGAGAACCTCGAACGGATCGGCTGCCCCGACTGCGACTCCTCCATCGACCTCGCCTGGTGGGCCGACCTCCTCGATGCGCATGGCGAGGACGGCTTCCGGTCGCTCGACGTCGAGGTCCCCTGCTGTGGCGTCGCCACCCGGCTGGACCGGCTGGAGTACGCGTGGCCGTGCGGATTCACCCGCTTCGAGATCGAGGTCTGGAACCCCGGGCGCGGAGGGTTCGACGAGCAGGGGCTGGACGCGCTCGGGGAGGCGCTGGGACATCCCGCCCGTCAGATCATTGCGCACATCCGACCTCCATCGCACCTCGTGCCGCCCGCGGGCCCGCCACGCCGGTCCGGGGGCGGCACGTCGCAATCCGATCGAAAGCGCGTTCCATCGCCGTCCGCGACGAGCGAACCGCCCTACCGGCAGCGGGGTTTGGCCGGGCAGGGGTCACCCGGGCGGCGTGTCGCGGTGGTGGACACACCCTGCCGAAGGGGGTGGGAGACACGACAGGGTGCGAGGAGGTGGCAGGATCAGGGGCATGAGCAACGTCTACTTCGACATCACCATCGACGGCGCGCCGGCCGGCCGAATCGTCTTCAAGCTCTTCGACGAGACCGTCCCGAAGACCGCGCAGAACTTCCGCGAGCTCGCCACCGGCCAGCACGGTTTCGGTTACGCCGGTTCGCCGTTCCACCGCGTCATCCCCGAGTTCATGCTGCAGGGTGGCGACTTCACCGCCGGCAACGGCACCGGCGGCAAGAGCATCTGGGGCGGCGAGTTCAAGGACGAGAACTTCCAGCTCCGCCATGACCGGCCGTTCCTGCTGTCGATGGCGAACGCGGGCCGCAACACCAACGGCTCGCAGTTCTTCATCACCACCGTGGTGACCCCGTGGCTGGACGGCAAGCACGTCGTCTTCGGCGAGGTCGTCGAGGGCAGCGAGCTGGTCAAGAAGATCGAGTCCCTGGGCTCTCCGTCCGGCGCCACCCGTTCCAAGATCGTCGTCGCCGCCTCGGGCGTCGTCGAGAAGTGACCAGTCGGCGGGCGGGTCCGGTCCGGCCCCGCCCGCCCTCCTCCGCCCCGCACAGAGCATCGGGCACTCGGGCACTCGGACTCCCACGACCTGCGTCAGCGTCCCCCAGGGGAGCGGTGTGAAGACGGTGGCAATCTCGCCCTCCGTCCCGCGCAAGGCGGGGCCTACCATGCCCGGATGCGCATCCTCGGACTGATCTTCGCCGGTACCTCGACCGAGCACCGCGGCTCCATGACCGGGTTCCTGCGGGACACCCTCGGCCTCACCCCCGCGCTGGTCGACGGGGTGGAGGCGGACCTCTTCCGGCTGCCGGACGGTTCGACCTTCGCCGTGGCCTCGCCCGGCGGGATGGGCGACACGGAACGTTCGCTGGCTTCCTGGTGGACGACCTGCCCGCGGCCGTCGCCGAACTCCGGTCCGCCGGCGTACCGGTGGGCGAGACCTCGGAAACGCGGACGGCCGGTACGCACACTTCCGCGCCCCGGACGGGCAGCTCTACGAACTCGTCCAGCGCTTCGGGACGCCGCCCCGGTAGCCGTCGGCCGGAGCCCCCGCGCGAACCGGCGTCGGGACGACGGAGGCCCCCGCGCGAATCTGCCATGACAGCACGGGGGCCTGGTGTACTGCCGTCGGGGGAGCGATAGTACGGAACCGATCCTACGGGCCCGCCGACCGTCCACCGGGGTGGCGAACCCCTGCGAAACGGCGGGATTCCGCGCCACCGCCACCGCCAGACCGCCGTCAGAGCGCCGCAAGACCGCCGCCGGGCCCGAGGGCGCACCCGCCCGCGCCCCGGACATGCCTTGGCGCGGGCGGGCGGACCGGACAGAATCGGCGGGTGCCGATCCTGTCCTTCCCCGAGCCCGCCACCCCGTCCGACCTGCGCCGGCAGGTGCGCGGACTCCAGGAGCAGGCCTGGCCCTCCCCGCCCGGCGAGGCCGCGCCGCTCGACGCCCCGGTCCACGATCCCGAGCTGCGACCGCTGTCCCTGCTGCTCGTGGAGGACGGGACGGTGCTGGCCGCCCTGGACATCCTGACCAAGGACCTGGTGCACGCCGGTGCGCGGTTCGCCGCCGGCGGGCTCAGCACGGTGGTGACCCGGCGGGACATCCGAGGCCGGGGGCACGGCCGGCGCCTGGTGACCGCGGTCCGGGAGGCGATGAGCGAGCAGCGACTGGACCTGGGCCTGTTCACCTGCGACCGCCCGCTGGAGGGGTTCTACCGCAGTGCGGGCTGGCGGCTGGTACCCGGCGCCGTGCTGGTCGGCGGCACCCCGCAGGACCCGTTCCCCAGCGACCGGCCCGGGTTCGACAAGGTCACCATGGCCGCCTTCCTCTCCCCCGCGGCCCGGCGGGCCGAGGCCTCCTTCCACGACAGCCGCATCGGGCTGTACCCGGGCGTGATCGACCGGCTCTGGTGACCCCGCCCGGCACCGCCGCTCCCCCACCGCGCCCGGCAGTTCGACCTGCGGGGCCCGGGAGTTCATCCCGTCGCGTGCGCATCATCTGGACGCACCGGGCATCGTCCGCATACGCGTTCGCCGTCTACTTCCCGGAGATCGGCCGCTCCACCGCCTGCGCCACCGTTCCGGCGTACGGCGACCACACCTACACCTACCTGGCCCGGAGTACGGAGTGGCAGATCCGCGCCTGTTGAGCGGGGCCCGGACACCTGGCCCCCGCCCGACCGGCGCACCGACCGCGCCCCGACCCCGTACCCACCCCCGACCGGACAGGACCGACCCGATGAACCGTAAGACCACCGTCCGCAGGCTCCTGACGGCGGCCCTGGTCTCCGCCGGGACGGCGCTCTCGCTCACCGCCGTGGCCCCGGCGACACCCGCGGCCGCCGACCCGGGCTTCTGCGGGGCCCGCGCCGGGGCGAGCGCCGGCGGCAACCCTTCCGACGTGATCTACACCGTCTACAACCGGTGTTCCGGCGCCCACGCGTTCAAGGTGTACCTCCCCCACGCGGGCCGCTGGAGCGCCTGCCAGTCCGCTCCCGGGTACGGCTACGCCTACTTCGCCCTCCAGTACGCCGACGCCGACTGGCAGGTCTACGCCTGCTCCTGACGCTCCGACGCGGCTCCCGACCGGACGTCGAAGTCGCCGGAGGGGCGCCCCCGCCGGGCCGGTCGGGGGCCGGGTCCCCACCCGACGCAACATTTCGCGCGGCCCGTCCCGTCCAACCGATGAAGGGACGGTGCGCAGCGCCGCGGAGCGAGGCAGGGGGGCCGAGGACGGATGTCGCCGGAGCAGGAGAACGGGTTCGAGGATTTCGTCGCGGCGCGGCAGGCGGCGCTGCGCCGGACGGCGTACCTGCTGTGCGGGGACTGGCATCTGGCGGAGGATCTGGTGCAGGCCGCGCTGATCCGGCTGTACGCCCGCTGGACGCGGTTGCGCGATCCGCAGGCGGCGTTCGGTTATGCGCGGACCACGCTCACCCGGGCGTACATCGACGACCGGCGGCGGCGTTCCAGCGGGGAGGTGCCGGGTGCCGAGCTGCCGGACCGAGCGGCCGCCGGGGCGGACAGCGACCGGCGGTTGGCGCTGATGGCGGCGCTCGCCCGGGTGACGCCGGGGTACCGGGCGGTGCTGGTGCTGCGGTACTGGGAGGACCAGAGCATCGAGGAGACGGCGGCGATCCTCCGGCGGAGTTCGGGGGCGGTCCGCTCGGACGCCCACCGGGGTCTGGCTCAGCTGCGGTCGATCCTGGGCGGGTCGATCAACGAGATCGCCGCCGGCTGAGCCGCCGATCCGCGTCGCCCTGACCGACAGGATCGACAGGACCTGCGGGCCGGCCCGTCCGGGTACTGGCCCGGGCCACCGGCCGGAGAGCGGCGGCCGCCCGGCACGACGCCGGACCACAACCGCGAACCACGAACCATGACGGCGGAGTACCGCCACGGCTGCCCGCCGAGGGCGAGGAGAGAGACATGGCAGGGGACGAGGACCTGGACCGGGACCACCGGATGACCCTCACGCTGTTCCGCGAGGTGCTGGACCAGCCGGAGCCGCCGGTGCGGTCGTCACTGGCCGAGGTGCGGGCCGGGGGACGGCGGTTGCGCCGCCGGCGGAGGCTGACCGTCGCGACGGCCGTGGCCGCGGTCCTGGTGGTCGGCGGGACGGCCGCGGCGGGGACCGGCCTCTGGTCCGCGCCGGGGGTGGGCGGGCCGGCGGGCGGGGGCGACGGTGCCACCTCGGCGCCGCCGCGCCAGTACGGCATGGGTGACCTGGACGAGTTCCACGACCGGTTCCTCGCTGCGCTGCGGACCGGGTTGCCGTCCGGCTACCGGGAGGTCGCCGACGGCGGCGGGCCGACCAGTGCGCGGCT
The window above is part of the Kitasatospora sp. HUAS MG31 genome. Proteins encoded here:
- a CDS encoding class I SAM-dependent methyltransferase; translated protein: MSVQQYDRIGEAFEGFKSLPLMQYGEVPSFLGMVGDVNGRSVLDLACGTGFYSREFKRRGATEVLGVDISVEMVAAAREIERRDPLGVRYEVGDVAELRPLERQFDIAPGVQCLNYAEDIAGLERMCRNIHRSLVPGGEFFVLAQKPDYAFDCASLASYGFRCEPSGEEAEAGPRARVTALLDPEPISIVATVPRREVYEECLGAAGFAGVEWVPLQISEAGLRTYGEEFWADLLTHPPLEMLRCHA
- a CDS encoding transglycosylase SLT domain-containing protein, with translation MSHHRVPDGLLTVGVLGAVVLGTAVPVSQAFGDDSTPPAAVASQQADAAADPAAQAAQAAQAEAEAASRSAERAPAPEAAAPAAEAPAPAPAEQPAAPAPAPAPAPAPAPAPAPAKKAPAKQAPAKQAPAAKPAAPKPAAPAKKSYPNNLDGWIAEARDVLAAAGKPVPSAKAMRATAMAESTGNPNAVNGWDSNAKIGTPSIGLTQMIQPTFNAFALPGHKDIRNPVDNLVASSRYCDATYGGMDKMAAARGYGAYWRGY
- a CDS encoding GNAT family N-acetyltransferase, coding for MPILSFPEPATPSDLRRQVRGLQEQAWPSPPGEAAPLDAPVHDPELRPLSLLLVEDGTVLAALDILTKDLVHAGARFAAGGLSTVVTRRDIRGRGHGRRLVTAVREAMSEQRLDLGLFTCDRPLEGFYRSAGWRLVPGAVLVGGTPQDPFPSDRPGFDKVTMAAFLSPAARRAEASFHDSRIGLYPGVIDRLW
- a CDS encoding SigE family RNA polymerase sigma factor, encoding MSPEQENGFEDFVAARQAALRRTAYLLCGDWHLAEDLVQAALIRLYARWTRLRDPQAAFGYARTTLTRAYIDDRRRRSSGEVPGAELPDRAAAGADSDRRLALMAALARVTPGYRAVLVLRYWEDQSIEETAAILRRSSGAVRSDAHRGLAQLRSILGGSINEIAAG
- a CDS encoding peptidylprolyl isomerase yields the protein MSNVYFDITIDGAPAGRIVFKLFDETVPKTAQNFRELATGQHGFGYAGSPFHRVIPEFMLQGGDFTAGNGTGGKSIWGGEFKDENFQLRHDRPFLLSMANAGRNTNGSQFFITTVVTPWLDGKHVVFGEVVEGSELVKKIESLGSPSGATRSKIVVAASGVVEK